A single Anopheles arabiensis isolate DONGOLA chromosome 2, AaraD3, whole genome shotgun sequence DNA region contains:
- the LOC120898391 gene encoding G protein-activated inward rectifier potassium channel 3-like isoform X2 — protein sequence MAAERQTLDEKKPLNRIFMRPGVIEEEPDSLDSVISNLPLTVVPSLARISTHGSAFSRQESVRSRALRPGTTRKYRRRAILKNGDCNIVLSKVSRQRLRFLQDIFTTLVDAQWRWTLLVFAFSFIGSWLFFGAIWWLIAFTHGDLEEMHLPKNQEESGWKPCVFNIESYTSAFLFSIETQTTIGYGYRTTTEECPEAIFIMCFQSIYGVMMQAFMVGFVFAKMTRPKHRTQTLLFSKHAVVCQRDGELSLMFRVGDMRKSHIIGANIRAQLIRTKLSREGEVMAQYQHELEVGADHCGSDLFFIWPQIVTHRINTESPFYNMSASDLLQDRFEIVVILEGTVESTGQSTQARSSYVNTEILWGHRFEPIVFYNKENQVYEINYSKFNETHSVDTPLCSARELAEFYKYQDDYRNQDQSEVGSTKSMFERRWHQHYTNTVRTLSSIYAEDERQSSVGVQARYLTIQGVPRRPRSYQQLESNLRNLFNPPSVTVSPSSTSSIRIESP from the exons ATGGCTGCCGAACGTCAGACGCTGGATGAGAAGAAGCCCCTCAATCGGATCTTCATGCGACCGGGTGTGATCGAGGAGGAGCCGGACTCGCTCGACAGCGTGATCAGTAATCTTCCGCTGACCGTTGTACCGAGCCTGGCCCGCATTTCAACACACGGAAGCGCCTTCAGCCGGCAGGAGAGCGTAAG GAGTCGAGCATTACGACCGGGAACGACGCGAAAGTACCGTCGACGGGCGATTCTGAAGAATGGCGACTGCAACATTGTCCTCTCGAAAGTCTCCCGGCAAAGGCTACGCTTTCTGCAAG ACATTTTCACCACGCTGGTCGATGCGCAGTGGCGCTGGACGTTGCTCGTGTTTGCGTTCAGCTTCATCGGATCGTGGCTGTTTTTCGGAGCTATCTGGTGGCTGATCGCGTTCACGCATGGCGATCTGGAGGAGATGCATTTACCGAAAAATCAAG AGGAATCGGGCTGGAAGCCTTGTGTGTTCAACATCGAATCGTACACATCCGCTTTTCTGTTTTCGATCGAGACGCAAACGACGATCGGATACGGTTACCGAACAACGACGGAAGAGTGTCCCGAAGCGATCTTCATCATGTGCTTCCAGTCGATCTACGGTGTCATGATGCAGGCGTTCATGGTGGGCTTTGTGTTTGCGAAGATGACCCGTCCGAAGCACCGCACCCAGACGCTACTCTTCTCGAAGCATGCCGTCGTTTGTCAGCGGGACGGTGAGCTGAGTTTGATGTTCCGCGTGGGGGATATGCGCAAGAGTCACATCATTGGAGCAAACATACGTGCGCAGCTCATCCGCACGAAGCTGTCCCGCGAGGGCGAAGTGATGGCCCAGTATCAGCACGAGCTGGAAGTGGGCGCGGATCATTGCGGTTCGGATCTGTTCTTCATCTGGCCGCAGATTGTGACGCACCGGATCAATACGGAATCTCCGTTTTACAACATGTCGGCGTCGGATCTGCTACAAGATCGGTTCGAGATTGTCGTCATCCTGGAGGGTACGGTGGAGTCGACGGGCCAATCGACTCAGGCGCGGTCGAGCTACGTCAACACGGAGATCCTGTGGGGTCACCGGTTCGAGCCGATCGTGTTCTACAACAAGGAGAACCAGGTGTACGAGATCAACTACAGCAAGTTTAACGAGACGCACTCCGTCGATACGCCGCTGTGCTCGGCCCGTGAGCTGGCCGAGTTTTACAAGTACCAGGACGACTATCGCAACCAAG ATCAGTCTGAAGTGGGCTCGACAAAGTCAATGTTTGAAAGACGTTGGCACCAGCATTACACCAACACCGTCCGAACGCTCAGTTCGATCTACGCAGAAGACGAACGCCAGTCGTCCGTGGGAGTCCAGGCGCGCTACCTGACAATCCAGGGTGTCCCCCGGAGGCCCCGGTCCTACCAGCAGCTGGAGAGCAATCTGCGCAATCTCTTCAATCCACCGTCGGTCACAGTTTCGCCCTCATCGACCAGCTCCATCCGTATCGAGAGTCCGTAG
- the LOC120898391 gene encoding G protein-activated inward rectifier potassium channel 3-like isoform X1, translating to MSFGQRKNFTVPVDAESPEARDDAKLLPLGPFDKIPPIIIDGQDPPKTPITPTTPIIYCPQSPSATSKRSRALRPGTTRKYRRRAILKNGDCNIVLSKVSRQRLRFLQDIFTTLVDAQWRWTLLVFAFSFIGSWLFFGAIWWLIAFTHGDLEEMHLPKNQEESGWKPCVFNIESYTSAFLFSIETQTTIGYGYRTTTEECPEAIFIMCFQSIYGVMMQAFMVGFVFAKMTRPKHRTQTLLFSKHAVVCQRDGELSLMFRVGDMRKSHIIGANIRAQLIRTKLSREGEVMAQYQHELEVGADHCGSDLFFIWPQIVTHRINTESPFYNMSASDLLQDRFEIVVILEGTVESTGQSTQARSSYVNTEILWGHRFEPIVFYNKENQVYEINYSKFNETHSVDTPLCSARELAEFYKYQDDYRNQDQSEVGSTKSMFERRWHQHYTNTVRTLSSIYAEDERQSSVGVQARYLTIQGVPRRPRSYQQLESNLRNLFNPPSVTVSPSSTSSIRIESP from the exons ATGAGCTTCGGACAGCGCAAAAACTTTACCGTGCCGGTGGATGCAGAATCGCCCGAAGCACGAGAcgatgccaagctgctcccGCTGGGACCGTTCGACAAGATACCGCCGATCATAATCGACGGACAGGATCCACCCAAAACACCGATCACACCGACCACGCCGATCATTTACTGTCCGCAGTCACCGTCGGCGACTAGCAAAAG GAGTCGAGCATTACGACCGGGAACGACGCGAAAGTACCGTCGACGGGCGATTCTGAAGAATGGCGACTGCAACATTGTCCTCTCGAAAGTCTCCCGGCAAAGGCTACGCTTTCTGCAAG ACATTTTCACCACGCTGGTCGATGCGCAGTGGCGCTGGACGTTGCTCGTGTTTGCGTTCAGCTTCATCGGATCGTGGCTGTTTTTCGGAGCTATCTGGTGGCTGATCGCGTTCACGCATGGCGATCTGGAGGAGATGCATTTACCGAAAAATCAAG AGGAATCGGGCTGGAAGCCTTGTGTGTTCAACATCGAATCGTACACATCCGCTTTTCTGTTTTCGATCGAGACGCAAACGACGATCGGATACGGTTACCGAACAACGACGGAAGAGTGTCCCGAAGCGATCTTCATCATGTGCTTCCAGTCGATCTACGGTGTCATGATGCAGGCGTTCATGGTGGGCTTTGTGTTTGCGAAGATGACCCGTCCGAAGCACCGCACCCAGACGCTACTCTTCTCGAAGCATGCCGTCGTTTGTCAGCGGGACGGTGAGCTGAGTTTGATGTTCCGCGTGGGGGATATGCGCAAGAGTCACATCATTGGAGCAAACATACGTGCGCAGCTCATCCGCACGAAGCTGTCCCGCGAGGGCGAAGTGATGGCCCAGTATCAGCACGAGCTGGAAGTGGGCGCGGATCATTGCGGTTCGGATCTGTTCTTCATCTGGCCGCAGATTGTGACGCACCGGATCAATACGGAATCTCCGTTTTACAACATGTCGGCGTCGGATCTGCTACAAGATCGGTTCGAGATTGTCGTCATCCTGGAGGGTACGGTGGAGTCGACGGGCCAATCGACTCAGGCGCGGTCGAGCTACGTCAACACGGAGATCCTGTGGGGTCACCGGTTCGAGCCGATCGTGTTCTACAACAAGGAGAACCAGGTGTACGAGATCAACTACAGCAAGTTTAACGAGACGCACTCCGTCGATACGCCGCTGTGCTCGGCCCGTGAGCTGGCCGAGTTTTACAAGTACCAGGACGACTATCGCAACCAAG ATCAGTCTGAAGTGGGCTCGACAAAGTCAATGTTTGAAAGACGTTGGCACCAGCATTACACCAACACCGTCCGAACGCTCAGTTCGATCTACGCAGAAGACGAACGCCAGTCGTCCGTGGGAGTCCAGGCGCGCTACCTGACAATCCAGGGTGTCCCCCGGAGGCCCCGGTCCTACCAGCAGCTGGAGAGCAATCTGCGCAATCTCTTCAATCCACCGTCGGTCACAGTTTCGCCCTCATCGACCAGCTCCATCCGTATCGAGAGTCCGTAG
- the LOC120898389 gene encoding G protein-activated inward rectifier potassium channel 3-like isoform X1 yields the protein MNYDSDQQQQQQQQQQSLSLAPDGTGRWDRSMLKLGPFDPPHSPGGYGEQFGYSSPITPVTPNTPLVCYPMKNRVLRPGVNRKYRKRAILKNGDCNVVLSRPPRQHLRFLQDIFTTLVDAQWRWTLLVFAFSFVGSWLFFAVIWWLISYTHGDLEELHLPDNQSEIGWIPCVYNIYSFTSAFLFSIETQHTIGYGVRTTTEECPEAIFVMCFQSIYGLMIQAFMVGIVFAKMTRPKQRSQTLLFSKNAVVCQRDGELCLMFRVGDMRKSHIIGASVRAQLIRTKTTREGETMAQYQHELDVGSDGSSSELFFIWPQIVVHRIDKNSALYNMSASDMLRERFEVVVILEGTVESTGQSTQARSSYVNTEILWGHRFEPVVCYNREQQGYEINYSKFDSTLQVDTPLCSARELAEFYRAQDDYRPPTDVGDNMSTKTQLERRWKDHYSTIVNTLSQYHLADEAGVGGGTDHLYPTRYLTIQGVPRRRKSYVALQNNLWNLFDRPPNPRLKITPKEDGAGSPRRVSDDDPIVNSVTVQNINERFTAGGGGA from the exons ATGAACTACGACAGtgatcaacaacagcagcaacagcagcagcagcagtcgctgTCGCTGGCACCGGATGGAACGGGAAGATGGGACCGTTCGATGCTGAAGCTTGGACCCTTTGACCCACCACATTCGCCGGGAGGATACGGAGAGCAGTTCGGATACTCGTCGCCCATCACTCCAGTGACCCCAAACACACCGCTGGTGTGCTATCCCATGAA GAACCGTGTACTTCGCCCGGGAGTGAATCGAAAGTATCGCAAGCGCGCCATCTTGAAGAACGGAGACTGCAATGTGGTGCTATCGCGACCACCCCGGCAACATTTGCGCTTTTTGCAGG ACATCTTCACCACGCTGGTCGATGCGCAGTGGCGTTGGACGTTGCTCGTGTTTGCGTTCAGCTTTGTCGGGTCGTGGCTGTTCTTCGCCGTCATCTGGTGGCTGATTTCGTACACGCACGGTGACCTTGAGGAGTTACATCTGCCCGATAACCAGT CTGAAATCGGATGGATCCCGTGCGTGTACAACATCTACTCGTTCACGTCGGCGTTCCTGTTTTCGATCGAGACGCAGCACACGATCGGGTACGGTGTGCGCACTACGACGGAGGAGTGTCCGGAAGCCATCTTCGTAATGTGCTTCCAGTCGATCTACGGTCTCATGATACAGGCGTTCATGGTTGGCATAGTGTTCGCGAAGATGACGCGTCCGAAGCAGCGCAGCCAGACGCTGCTGTTTTCGAAAAATGCCGTCGTCTGCCAGCGCGATGGTGAGCTGTGCCTGATGTTCCGCGTGGGGGATATGCGCAAGAGTCACATTATCGGTGCGTCCGTGCGAGCGCAGCTGATAAGAACGAAGACGACGCGCGAGGGAGAAACGATGGCCCAGTATCAGCACGAGCTGGACGTGGGCTCGGACGGCAGCTCGTCGGAGCTGTTCTTCATCTGGCCCCAGATTGTGGTGCATCGGATCGATAAGAACTCCGCGCTGTACAACATGTCCGCGTCGGATATGCTGCGCGAGCGGTTCGAGGTCGTCGTCATTCTGGAGGGTACGGTGGAGTCGACGGGCCAATCGACACAGGCGCGGTCGAGCTACGTCAACACGGAAATTCTGTGGGGCCATCGGTTCGAGCCGGTGGTGTGCTATAACAGAGAGCAGCAGGGATATGAAATCAACTACAGCAAGTTTGACTCGACGCTACAGGTTGACACACCGCTCTGTTCGGCCCGGGAGCTGGCCGAGTTTTACCGAGCGCAGGACGACTATCGCCCACCGACCG ATGTTGGCGATAATATGTCCACGAAGACGCAGCTCGAGCGCCGTTGGAAGGATCACTACAGCACGATAGTGAACACGCTCAGCCAGTACCATCTCGCGGATGAAGCGGGCGTCGGCGGTGGCACAGATCATCTCTATCCCACGCGCTACCTCACGATACAGGGCGTTCCGCGGCGAAGGAAATCGTACGTCGCGCTGCAGAACAATCTGTGGAACTTGTTCGACCGTCCCCCGAATCCGCGGCTAAAGATAACGCCCAAGGAGGACGGTGCCGGCAGTCCACGGCGAGTGTCGGACGATGATCCGATCGTGAACAGTGTGACGGTGCAGAATATCAACGAACGGTTCACAGCTGGCGGAGGTGGAGCATAA
- the LOC120898389 gene encoding G protein-activated inward rectifier potassium channel 3-like isoform X2, with amino-acid sequence MGPASETIPIDARRDSSTNRVLRPGVNRKYRKRAILKNGDCNVVLSRPPRQHLRFLQDIFTTLVDAQWRWTLLVFAFSFVGSWLFFAVIWWLISYTHGDLEELHLPDNQSEIGWIPCVYNIYSFTSAFLFSIETQHTIGYGVRTTTEECPEAIFVMCFQSIYGLMIQAFMVGIVFAKMTRPKQRSQTLLFSKNAVVCQRDGELCLMFRVGDMRKSHIIGASVRAQLIRTKTTREGETMAQYQHELDVGSDGSSSELFFIWPQIVVHRIDKNSALYNMSASDMLRERFEVVVILEGTVESTGQSTQARSSYVNTEILWGHRFEPVVCYNREQQGYEINYSKFDSTLQVDTPLCSARELAEFYRAQDDYRPPTDVGDNMSTKTQLERRWKDHYSTIVNTLSQYHLADEAGVGGGTDHLYPTRYLTIQGVPRRRKSYVALQNNLWNLFDRPPNPRLKITPKEDGAGSPRRVSDDDPIVNSVTVQNINERFTAGGGGA; translated from the exons ATGGGGCCTGCTTCCGAAACCATACCGATCGATGCAAGGAGAGACTCTAGCAC GAACCGTGTACTTCGCCCGGGAGTGAATCGAAAGTATCGCAAGCGCGCCATCTTGAAGAACGGAGACTGCAATGTGGTGCTATCGCGACCACCCCGGCAACATTTGCGCTTTTTGCAGG ACATCTTCACCACGCTGGTCGATGCGCAGTGGCGTTGGACGTTGCTCGTGTTTGCGTTCAGCTTTGTCGGGTCGTGGCTGTTCTTCGCCGTCATCTGGTGGCTGATTTCGTACACGCACGGTGACCTTGAGGAGTTACATCTGCCCGATAACCAGT CTGAAATCGGATGGATCCCGTGCGTGTACAACATCTACTCGTTCACGTCGGCGTTCCTGTTTTCGATCGAGACGCAGCACACGATCGGGTACGGTGTGCGCACTACGACGGAGGAGTGTCCGGAAGCCATCTTCGTAATGTGCTTCCAGTCGATCTACGGTCTCATGATACAGGCGTTCATGGTTGGCATAGTGTTCGCGAAGATGACGCGTCCGAAGCAGCGCAGCCAGACGCTGCTGTTTTCGAAAAATGCCGTCGTCTGCCAGCGCGATGGTGAGCTGTGCCTGATGTTCCGCGTGGGGGATATGCGCAAGAGTCACATTATCGGTGCGTCCGTGCGAGCGCAGCTGATAAGAACGAAGACGACGCGCGAGGGAGAAACGATGGCCCAGTATCAGCACGAGCTGGACGTGGGCTCGGACGGCAGCTCGTCGGAGCTGTTCTTCATCTGGCCCCAGATTGTGGTGCATCGGATCGATAAGAACTCCGCGCTGTACAACATGTCCGCGTCGGATATGCTGCGCGAGCGGTTCGAGGTCGTCGTCATTCTGGAGGGTACGGTGGAGTCGACGGGCCAATCGACACAGGCGCGGTCGAGCTACGTCAACACGGAAATTCTGTGGGGCCATCGGTTCGAGCCGGTGGTGTGCTATAACAGAGAGCAGCAGGGATATGAAATCAACTACAGCAAGTTTGACTCGACGCTACAGGTTGACACACCGCTCTGTTCGGCCCGGGAGCTGGCCGAGTTTTACCGAGCGCAGGACGACTATCGCCCACCGACCG ATGTTGGCGATAATATGTCCACGAAGACGCAGCTCGAGCGCCGTTGGAAGGATCACTACAGCACGATAGTGAACACGCTCAGCCAGTACCATCTCGCGGATGAAGCGGGCGTCGGCGGTGGCACAGATCATCTCTATCCCACGCGCTACCTCACGATACAGGGCGTTCCGCGGCGAAGGAAATCGTACGTCGCGCTGCAGAACAATCTGTGGAACTTGTTCGACCGTCCCCCGAATCCGCGGCTAAAGATAACGCCCAAGGAGGACGGTGCCGGCAGTCCACGGCGAGTGTCGGACGATGATCCGATCGTGAACAGTGTGACGGTGCAGAATATCAACGAACGGTTCACAGCTGGCGGAGGTGGAGCATAA
- the LOC120898392 gene encoding G protein-activated inward rectifier potassium channel 3-like, with product MRDFGKLKLPEDVESGVLLTLEDRSPKPLNDKYSPSILTPDSSSSPRSPFRFDSMRSSGRRPPHFRPGYKKPRKRAVFKNGYCNVSATKVPHQRLRFLQDIFTTLVDAQWRWTLLVFALGFVSSWVLFGGLYWLISYTHGDLDENHLPPLQGDNNWTPCISNIYSFTSCFLFSLETQHTIGYGSRAMEEECPEAVFVMTLQSVHGVMVQAFLAGIVFAKMTRSKGRAQTLLFSKQAVISQRDGELCLMFRIGDMRKSHIIGANVRAQLIRAKVTGEREVMPQYRTELELTSDDCSSDVFFLWPQIVVHRIDEKSPLYGYSAEDVLLERFEIVVVLEGTVESTGQTTQARTSYVNTEILWGHRFEQVLVYNADIESYEIDFSKFNETVALETPRCSAKQLKECFKLPLRGRSCDPLVGDELRLSHVALESERINPQFLFPVFDRRRSRSSTEL from the exons ATGCGTGATTTTGGCAAGCTGAAACTGCCGGAAGATGTTGAGTCAGGTGTGTTGCTTACGCTGGAGGATCGTTCTCCAAAACCGTTAAATGATAAGTACAGTCCATCTATCTTAACGCCCGATTCGAGCAGTTCGCCCAGATCTCCGTTTCGGTTCGACTCGATGCGCTCTTCGGGAAGAAG ACCACCACACTTCCGACCAGGGTACAAAAAACCCCGCAAGCGAGCAGTCTTCAAAAACGGATACTGCAACGTGAGTGCTACGAAGGTCCCGCACCAACGATTACGCTTTCTACAAG ACATTTTCACCACACTGGTCGATGCACAGTGGCGTTGGACTTTGTTGGTGTTTGCGCTCGGGTTCGTCAGCTCGTGGGTCCTGTTTGGCGGGCTGTACTGGTTGATCTCGTACACGCACGGCGATCTGGATGAGAATCACTTGCCACCGTTGCAAG GAGACAACAACTGGACGCCATGCATTTCGAACATCTACTCGTTCACGTCGTGCTTTCTGTTTTCGCTCGAAACGCAGCACACGATCGGGTACGGATCGCGCGCCATGGAGGAGGAGTGTCCAGAGGCGGTGTTCGTGATGACGCTCCAGTCCGTGCACGGTGTGATGGTGCAAGCCTTCCTGGCGGGCATCGTCTTTGCCAAGATGACGCGCTCGAAGGGACGCGCCCAGACGCTGCTCTTCTCGAAGCAGGCCGTCATTTCGCAGCGGGACGGTGAGCTGTGCCTGATGTTTCGCATCGGTGACATGCGCAAGAGCCACATCATCGGAGCGAACGTGCGGGCTCAGCTGATACGGGCGAAGGTGACGGGCGAGCGGGAAGTGATGCCCCAGTACCGGACCGAGCTGGAGCTGACGTCGGACGACTGCTCGTCGGATGTGTTTTTCCTCTGGCCGCAGATCGTGGTACACCGGATCGACGAGAAGTCACCGCTGTATGGCTATTCTGCCGAGGATGTGCTGCTCGAGCGGTTCGAGATAGTGGTCGTGCTCGAGGGTACGGTCGAGTCGACGGGACAAACGACGCAGGCAAGGACGAGCTACGTCAACACGGAAATCCTGTGGGGCCATCGGTTCGAGCAGGTGCTGGTGTACAATGCGGACATTGAGAGCTATGAAATTGATTTCTCCAAGTTCAACGAGACGGTTGCGCTAGAGACACCGCGCTGTTCGGCCAAGCAGCTGAAGGAGTGCTTCAAACTTCCACTTAGAG GTCGGTCCTGTGATCCTTTGGTAGGAGACGAGCTGCGACTGTCCCATGTGGCGCTGGAGAGCGAACGAATCAATCCCCAGTTTCTGTTTCCCGTGTTTGACCGACGGCGATCGCGCTCATCAACCGAGCTGTAA
- the LOC120898388 gene encoding PR domain zinc finger protein 13-like codes for MLTDPKLRSSLGLMGNDENAIKQELIDPLETTGNGNHHHNHHHHHHHLHHSHHHHPTLDERLRLDAKALPHTGELPGEPLNGLAGPASCPRTGALLYVTQPTPVQNKQPLQGFDQIWGPSRSDMNQRLHTSVGGMSHYWPPYDGQPNACPTPTTPGDPPPDGAGADGQIYTLTVLHESPEHGIVWSDSNALESPVPLAPDITEPNASYEPTVDCFHFDSTNYDLADYYAAKPAVQPHHQQQQPSQQQTNVPLMGSSSSSSSSAPSLGGHLSHQPATAISLHSTVEGLLNEIQLSSFGDRNSIVTGTAEMALQSSGHSLYNEPSSYLYDAFSVTDSSSATHHHPALLPSLAESSNAMTPPTPTGDGKLDTNNNNSSGGSCPLAELNPLPSNQSSSSSSSSSSSSSSSDSTATGGGGGGGGGGGSGGGGGGQKRGRSLHYCSICSKAFKDKYSVNVHVRVHTGEKPFSCYLCGKSFRQKAHLEKHYQTHLHQKNLTKRPKPLKVKQEPQQQQQQQQQQPIHQPQQPQLQQHQLLEQHLHQDPDPGLLLASGKLIGNC; via the exons ATGCTAACGGATCCCAAATTGAGGTCCAGCCTCGGCCTGATGGGCAACGATGAAAATGCCATCAAGCAAGAACTGATCGACCCACTGGAGACGACCGGCAATGGCAACcatcaccacaaccaccaccatcaccaccaccacctccaccactcccatcaccatcatccgaCGTTGGACGAGCGGCTGCGACTTGACGCGAAAGCTCTTCCACACACCGGTGAGCTGCCCGGTGAGCCACTGAACGGGCTCGCTGGACCGGCAAGCTGTCCCCGCACTGGGGCGCTGCTGTACGTCACCCAACCAACCCCCGTGCAGAACAAACAACCCCTGCAAGGATTCGATCAG ATCTGGGGTCCGTCGCGTTCCGATATGAACCAGCGGCTACACACGTCCGTCGGTGGGATGAGCCATTATTGGCCACCGTACGACGGCCAGCCCAACGCCTGCCCAACGCCGACGACACCGGGCGATCCGCCGCCAGATGGAGCCGGCGCGGACGGGCAGATTTACACGCTCACCGTGCTGCACGAATCGCCCGAGCACGGCATCGTCTGGTCGGACTCGAACGCACTCGAATCGCCGGTCCCACTCGCGCCGGACATCACCGAGCCGAACGCATCGTACGAACCGACCGTCGATTGCTTCCACTTTGACAGCACCAACTACGATCTGGCCGACTATTACGCCGCCAAGCCTGCAGTACAACCgcaccatcaacagcagcaaccgtcgCAGCAGCAGACCAACGTGCCACTGATGGGttcctcgtcgtcctcctcctcctcagcACCATCGCTCGGTGGCCATCTGTCCCATCAGCCCGCCACGGCCATCAGCCTGCACAGCACGGTGGAAGGGCTGCTGAACGAGATTCAACTTTCCAGCTTCGGCGATCGCAACTCCATAGTGACCGGTACGGCCGAAATGGCGCTCCAATCGTCCGGCCACAGCCTGTACAACGAGCCATCGTCCTACCTGTACGATGCGTTCTCCGTAACCGATAGTTCCTCCGCGACACATCATCATCCGGCCCTGTTGCCATCGCTTGCCGAGTCGTCCAACGCGATGACACCGCCAACGCCTACCGGCGACGGCAAGCTGGacacgaacaacaacaacagcagcggcggcagctgTCCCCTCGCCGAACTGAACCCGCTGCCATCGAACCAGAGCAGTAGCTCGAGCTcgagctccagcagcagcagctcgagcagTGACTCAACGGcaactggtggtggtggtggtggcggtggcggcggcggcagcggtggtggaggtggaggaCAGAAGCGTGGACGCTCGCTGCACTACTGCTCGATCTGCTCGAAAGCGTTCAAGGACAAATACTCGGTCAATGTGCACGTGCGGGTGCACACGGGCGAAAAGCCCTTCTCGTGCTATCTCTGCGGCAAAAGCTTCCGGCAGAAGGCGCACCTCGAGAAGCACTACCAGACGCACCTGCACCAGAAGAACCTGACCAAGCGACCAAAACCGCTCAAGGTGAAACAagaaccacagcagcagcagcagcagcaacagcagcaaccgatcCATCAGCCGCAACAACCGCAACTGCAACAGCATCAGCTGTTGGAGCAGCATCTTCATCAGGATCCAGATCCGGGGCTGCTACTAGCTTCGGGGAAGTTGATAGGGAATTGTTGA